The following are encoded in a window of Danio aesculapii chromosome 12, fDanAes4.1, whole genome shotgun sequence genomic DNA:
- the sgms1b gene encoding phosphatidylcholine:ceramide cholinephosphotransferase 1, translating into MNKVASWSEDEVSLWLTDQGLQEYTEALRKYDGLALLNLTTEDFKKTPLSRVTSDGGRLLLEKIETLKIEHHMNGHTNGHMVLNHNGNVGSSAKAQRNGMANGFHKELVQIPMPEPVSPQFSPEWGKTAVALVYALCCFVFTTVVISVVHERVPPKEETPPLPDKFFDFFGRVEWAFTVCEINGMVLIVLWIIQWSLLKHKSIVARRFCFIVGTLYLYRCITMYITTLPVPGMHFKCSPKVNGDWQSQMRRVMKLIAGGGLTITGSHNMCGDYLYSGHTVMLTLTYLFMREYSPRRFWWFHWGCWSLCAVGVFCILLAHDHYTIDVVVAYFITTRLFWWYHTMANQQVLKETSQSNFFANVWWYRFFQYLESNVPAVVPRHYQKPFSWRSLHWSHVKYTRIDSD; encoded by the exons ATGAATAAAGTAGCGTCGTGGTCAGAGGACGAGGTCTCGCTCTGGCTGACCGATCAGGGTTTGCAGGAGTACACGGAAGCACTGCGAAAATATGACGGTTTGGCTTTATTAAACCTTACAACAGAAGACTTCAAGAAGACTCCTCTCTCTAGAGTCACTTCAGATGGCGGTCGTCTACTATTGGAAAAGATCGAGACTCTTAAGATCGAGCATCACATGAATGGACACACCAATGGGCACATGGTTTTGAATCACAATGGCAATGTCGGAAGTAGTGCCAAGGCTCAGCGAAACGGAATGGCGAATGGCTTCCACAAGGAACTGGTGCAGATTCCCATGCCGGAGCCAGTTTCTCCTCAGTTTTCTCCTGAATGGGGAAAGACCGCCGTGGCTCTGGTTTACGCCTTATGCTGCTTCGTCTTCACCACCGTCGTTATTTCTGTGGTTCACGAACGCGTGCCTCCTAAGGAAGAGACTCCGCCGCTCCCCGACAAGTTCTTTGACTTTTTTGGCCGAGTGGAGTGGGCTTTCACTGTGTGCGAGATCAACGGGATGGTCCTGATCGTCTTGTGGATTATACAGTGGAGTCTCTTAAAACACAA ATCAATAGTTGCTCGACGCTTCTGTTTCATAGTCGGGACGCTCTACCTTTACAGGTGCATCACTATGTACATCACTACTCTTCCCGTGCCTGGCATGCACTTCAAATGCTCTCccaag gtgAATGGAGACTGGCAGTCTCAGATGCGGCGGGTGATGAAGTTGATCGCAGGAGGAGGTTTGACCATCACCGGCTCTCATAACATGTGCGGAGACTACTTATACAGTGGCCATACAGTCATGCTGACCCTCACCTATCTCTTCATGAGGGAGT ATTCTCCCAGAAGGTTCTGGTGGTTTCACTGGGGCTGCTGGTCTTTGTGTGCGGTTGGAGTGTTCTGCATCCTCCTGGCTCATGATCACTACACCATTGATGTTGTCGTTGCCTACTTCATCACCACGCGCCTCTTCTGGTGGTATCACACCATGGCCAACCAACAA GTGCTTAAAGAAACATCGCAAAGCAACTTCTTCGCCAACGTGTGGTGGTATCGGTTTTTCCAGTACCTAGAAAGCAACGTTCCAGCTGTTGTTCCACGTCACTACCAGAAACCTTTTTCATGGCGATCGCTGCATTGGAGCCACGTCAAATACACACGGATAGATTCCGATTGA